In one Drosophila pseudoobscura strain MV-25-SWS-2005 chromosome X, UCI_Dpse_MV25, whole genome shotgun sequence genomic region, the following are encoded:
- the LOC6900591 gene encoding uncharacterized protein has protein sequence MKFLLALTLAVVIAHVAVAQTTIDPDYQYEDSTGDYADEDYSQDAVDDSSTDGAEDTADGDDAGGDDSEDTYTDTEAATVAPTPKPSPKKAKKNAAARNKKKNNVRRGNTVAAKRRAAAARKQAAAKKQTPVAAKKRINAVAKRNRRRSG, from the coding sequence ATGAAGTTCCTGCTGGCCCTCACCTTGGCTGTAGTAATTGCCCACGTGGCGGTGGCTCAAACTACGATCGATCCGGATTATCAGTACGAAGATAGCACTGGCGATTATGCTGACGAGGATTATTCCCAGGACGCGGTAGATGACTCCAGCACCGACGGGGCAGAGGACACCGCAGACGGCGATGATGCTGGCGGTGACGATTCGGAAGACACCTACACGGACACGGAAGCCGCCACTGTTGCCCCAACGCCAAAGCCAAGCCCGAAAAAGGCCAAGAAAAACGCTGCCGCCAGgaacaaaaagaagaacaacGTGCGCAGGGGCAACACCGTGGCAGCCAAGCGACGCGCCGCAGCGGCCAGGAAGCAGGCCGCTGCCAAGAAGCAGACACCTGTTGCAGCCAAGAAGCGGATCAACGCCGTTGCCAAAAGAAATCGCAGGCGATCTGGTTAA
- the LOC6900592 gene encoding heterochromatin protein 1-binding protein 3-like yields MRLLPVLALTLAILVCGTVVAAQDTTDSSEYDYSDYNDDDYSYEDYEDEGSTEDATTEASSNNDSGVSSGEESEDSSEDQVDSGSSEVTPAPVVPTKPSPATPKKAPKRAAGKNKQRRRRTTAAPKRRTTVAPKRRQPVATPTRRQTPVAAAKKRATVAAKKRKQASG; encoded by the coding sequence ATGAGATTGTTGCCTGTGCTAGCGCTGACCCTGGCCATTCTGGTCTGTGGCACTGTGGTCGCCGCTCAAGATACTACGGATAGTTCTGAGTACGATTATAGTGATTACAATGACGATGACTATAGTTACGAGGATTATGAAGACGAGGGCTCGACCGAAGATGCAACAACAGAGGCGAGTTCCAACAACGACTCGGGTGTGAGCTCGGGAGAGGAATCGGAAGACAGTTCTGAAGATCAAGTGGATAGTGGATCGAGTGAAGTGACCCCCGCTCCAGTGGTCCCCACGAAGCCAAGTCCAGCCACACCGAAAAAAGCCCCGAAGCGTGCTGCCGGCAAAAACAAGCAGCGTCGTAGGCGAACCACCGCAGCGCCCAAGAGACGCACCACAGTGGCACCGAAGCGCCGCCAGCCAGTTGCCACGCCCACCAGGAGGCAGACACCTGTGGCAGCCGCCAAAAAGCGTGCCACCGTGGCAGCTAAAAAACGTAAGCAGGCCTCGGGTTAA
- the LOC6900590 gene encoding cathepsin L-like — protein MQSQVLIFLFCLLTTVRGAAAWSEWNAFKERHNKSYQSADEHRLRFLIFMDNKLRIAEHNKRWARGQESHQLGINQFADLSSREFRERLLHSEQVSQGFGDVYLMPSEVEIEPLPETVDWRTRNAVTAVKSQGDFPTCWSFAATGVVEGRHAIKYGHLQSLSEQNLIDCCLGSEGGYNTWRAVQCIRTLGGIDTEASYPYQGPAGPCSYRPSARAARVFGAVPLPQGNERTMAQALLSGPLAVSINAATIQFYRSGVFRDSSCSRSVNHAVLAVGYGTDPSYGDYWLIKNSWGTGWGESGYIRMARNSDNQCGVASSVFYPIV, from the coding sequence ATGCAGTCCCAGGTTCTGATATTCCTGTTCTGCCTTCTGACAACCGTCCGGGGTGCAGCCGCTTGGTCCGAATGGAACGCCTTCAAAGAGCGCCACAACAAGAGCTACCAATCGGCGGATGAGCACCGCCTCCGCTTCCTCATTTTCATGGACAACAAGTTGCGGATTGCCGAGCACAACAAGCGCTGGGCGAGGGGTCAGGAGAGCCACCAGTTGGGGATCAATCAGTTTGCGGATTTGTCGTCCAGGGAGTTCAGGGAAAGGCTACTGCACAGCGAACAAGTGTCCCAGGGCTTTGGGGATGTCTACTTGATGCCTTCGGAAGTAGAAATTGAACCTCTACCAGAAACTGTGGACTGGCGGACGCGGAATGCTGTGACCGCGGTGAAGTCCCAGGGGGATTTCCCCACCTGCTGGTCCTTTGCCGCCACGGGGGTCGTCGAGGGTCGTCACGCCATCAAATACGGCCATCTACAGTCGCTTTCCGAGCAGAACCTCATCGACTGTTGCCTGGGATCCGAGGGGGGCTACAACACCTGGAGGGCCGTGCAGTGCATCCGGACGCTGGGCGGGATCGACACTGAAGCGTCCTACCCCTACCAGGGACCCGCCGGACCCTGTTCATATCGGCCATCGGCCAGAGCTGCCCGCGTCTTTGGTGCCGTGCCTCTGCCCCAGGGCAACGAGCGGACCATGGCGCAGGCTCTGCTTAGCGGCCCTCTTGCGGTGTCCATCAATGCGGCAACCATTCAGTTCTACAGGAGTGGCGTTTTCCGCGACTCCTCCTGCAGCAGGTCCGTTAACCATGCCGTCCTGGCTGTGGGCTACGGCACCGATCCCAGCTACGGCGACTACTGGCTGATCAAGAACTCATGGGGCACGGGCTGGGGCGAGAGCGGCTATATCCGCATGGCGCGCAACAGCGACAACCAATGCGGCGTGGCATCCTCTGTGTTTTACCCCATAGTCTGA
- the LOC4813614 gene encoding uncharacterized protein isoform X2, whose amino-acid sequence MAKLTLPRLLQRLQLLALQLATPSRQPPHHQQQQQHQQQQQHPHAHPHGCHLMAMQLCQAMLLYGCLLLLHASASVSASASSSASHTALALNLSSAIDLNQLKHHPEQPDHPQQPQQPQRAHKRDAANVPDDDYDGSYPDDIDDIEALLNNKSAKGKYIGAPCNELKCDVKLLHVACDKETQTCTCERNYPVQLGLIKGCAKPKKLGDQCFYDETCIYNDENSLCVQVRHNAMCQCASGFHSVSYTKPTRRVFCTPDLSELSSDLPTLLGVSTGIAVLAGLICMVLHLFSKTKYPRHRNYGDASIPPPILYSSDTGIPLTVHSARPSSRSSIRSTGSIGSFGQRRASVGGQASGAAGGAGGGGGGAGGGGGGGSKGILVSTSRTGAARSAAILLISCHIAAVSKQNSRASSRHTSGAGCSQHSRDDLDENSGGGGGGSASGCRSCESSLSMTRQLQKQLNHQRHLLSFELSPARSKNQDRFRTLLGMNGIDNNYRTHDDDDDDYGPHSIDPGTVPAVHTQAHGHDVDGDVGGGGVGGGGGGASGPSGAAAGYSYGYGYGYSDADTNGDTNGTDGAELHHLQIGALPTPASETPRFAVLEDQV is encoded by the exons atggCGAAGTTAACGTTGCCGCGTCTTTTGCAGCGACTGCAGCTGTTGGCGTTGCAACTGGCCACGCCCAGCAGGCAGCCGccacatcatcagcagcagcagcagcaccagcagcagcagcagcacccacacgcacacccacacggCTGCCATCTGATGGCCATGCAGCTCTGCCAGGCCATGCTCCTATACGgctgcctcctgctcctccatgCGTCTGCCTCGGTGTCTGCCTCGGCCTCGTCCTCGGCCTCGCACACGGCGCTGGCACTGAATCTCTCATCAGCCATAGACCTAAACCAACTCAAACACCATCCAGAGCAGCCCGATCATCCGCAACAACCGCAACAACCACAACGCGCACACAAACGTGACGCTGCCAATGTGCCTGACGATGACTATGATGGCAGCTACCCGGATGATATCGACGACATTGAGGCCTTGCTAAATAATAAGTCAG CAAAGGGGAAGTACATTGGGGCGCCGTGCAACGAGCTGAAGTGCGACGTGAAGCTGCTGCATGTGGCCTGCGACAAGGAGACGCAGACCTGCACATGCGAGCGGAACTATCCCGTGCAGCTGGGACTGATAAAGGGTTGCGCCAAAC CTAAAAAACTGGGCGATCAGTGTTTCTACGACGAGACGTGCATCTACAACGATGAGAACTCCCTCTGTGTTCAGGTGCGCCACAATGCAATGTGTCAGTGTGCCAGTGGCTTTCATTCGGTCAGCTACACGAAGCCGACACGGCGTGTCTTTTGCACGCCAG ATCTCAGCGAGCTGAGCTCTGATCTGCCCACGCTGCTGGGCGTCTCCACGGGCATTGCCGTGCTGGCCGGGCTCATCTGTATGGTGCTGCATCTGTTCAGCAAGACCAAGTATCCGAGGCACCGCAACTACGGGGACGCCAGCATTCCGCCGCCCATTCTTTACTCCAGCGATACAG GGATACCGCTGACAGTGCACTCGGCGCGCCCTTCGTCGCGGTCTAGCATACGTTCGACGGGATCGATTGGCTCCTTTGGGCAGCGACGGGCTTCGGTGGGAGGACAGGCTAGCGGAGCAGCAGGTGGAgctggtggtggaggaggtggtgctggaggtggaggcggcggcgggtCGAAGGGCATACTGGTGTCGACGTCTCGTACAGGTGCGGCTAGATCGGCCGCCATATTGCTCATATCGTGTCACATAGCGGCCGTGTCGAAACAAAATTCTCGCGCCTCATCGCGTCACACATCCGGAGCCGGTTGCAGCCAGCATTCGCGCGACGATCTCGACGAGAAcagtggcggcggtggcggtggcagcgcgAGCGGTTGTCGCAGCTGCGAGAGCTCGCTCTCGATGACCCGCCAACTGCAGAAGCAACTGAACCATCAGCGGCATCTGCTCAGCTTCGAGCTGTCGCCGGCCAGGTCAAAGAATCAGGATAGATTTAGGACCCTCTTGGGCATGAACGGAATTGATAATAATTATAGAACccatgacgatgatgacgacgactaCGGTCCCCATAGCATAGATCCCGGCACTGTTCCGGCCGTGCATACACAGGCCCATGGCCATGATGTCGATGGCGAtgtcggtggcggtggcgttggtggcggtggcggtggtgccAGTGGTCCcagtggtgctgctgctggttatAGTTATGGTTATGGTTATGGTTATAGCGATGCCGATACCAACGGCGATACCAACGGCACTGACGGCGCCGAGCTGCATCACTTGCAAATTGGCGCACTCCCCACGCCGGCGAGTGAAACGCCCCGATTTGCG
- the CtsK1 gene encoding digestive cysteine proteinase 1, whose translation MQVFLVLALLAGLALSGEATNPPRWDANYIVKGTLYIPYAEIAEPFYAWYDKNTKRSRIDYYGGMVKTYQLAGEGDYGTMLKLAPITTQQEMNKLTCLQVNGTSEQKVETQSILPDAKPFKLIGTETFLGFTCDKFRLEETIGQKKNVYTLWVRYKKSPHYPASRMPIPVRYEMRGYNTLLGSHYDHYYLDYDSYEHVDIPHEVFEIDESLTCVGFPGPGTGHYATFNPMQEFISHTDEHVDRAFHHFKHKHGMAYRNEQEHEHRKNIFRQNLRYIHSKNRAKLTYTLAVNHLADKTEEELKARRGYKSSGGYNTGKPFPYDVSKHQDEIPAQYDWRLFGAVTPVKDQSVCGSCWSFGTIGHLEGAFFLKNGGDLVRLSQQALIDCSWPFGNNGCDGGEDFRVYQWMMQVGGVPTEEEYGPYLGQDGYCRINNVTLVAPIKGFVNVTSNDPNAFKLALLKHGPLSVAIDASPKTFSFYSHGVYYEPECKNDVDGLDHAVLAVGFGTIKGEDYWLVKNSWSTYWGNDGYILMSARKNNCGVMTMPTYVEM comes from the exons ATGCAagtgtttttagttttagcGCTGCTGGCGGGCCTGGCGCTCTCAG GAGAGGCCACTAACCCGCCGCGCTGGGATGCCAACTACATTGTGAAGGGCACGCTGTACATACCCTATGCCGAGATTGCCGAGCCGTTCTATGCTTGGTACGATAAGAACACCAAACGATCGCGCATCGACTACTATGGGGGCATGGTGAAGACGTACCAGCTGGCCGGGGAGGGGGATTACGGCACAATGCTGAAGCTGGCGCCCATCACCACGCAGCAGGAGATGAACAAGCTGACCTGCCTGCAGGTCAACGGCACGTCCGAGCAAAAAGTGGAGACTCAGAGCATCCTGCCGGACGCCAAGCCATTCAAGCTAATCGGCACCGAGACCTTCCTGGGCTTCACCTGCGACAAGTTCCGCCTGGAGGAGACCATCGGCCAGAAGAAAAACGTATATACGCTGTGGGTGCGCTACAAGAAGTCGCCACACTATCCGGCCAGCCGTATGCCCATTCCAGTGCGCTACGAGATGCGTGGCTACAACACGCTCCTGGGCTCGCATTACGATCATTACTACCTTGACTACGACAGCTATGAGCACGTCGATATCCCCCACGAGGTGTTCGAGATCGACGAGAGCTTGACGTGCGTGGGCTTCCCGGGGCCGGGCACTGGCCACTATGCCACCTTCAACCCGATGCAAGAGTTTATCTCGCACACTGACGAGCACGTGGATAGGGCCTTCCACCACTTTAAGCACAAGCACGGCATGGCCTACCGCAATGAGCAGGAGCACGAGCACAGGAAGAACATCTTCCGCCAGAACCTGCGCTACATTCACTCTAAGAACCGGGCTAAGCTGACCTACACGCTGGCCGTAAATCATTTGGCCGACAAGACCGAGGAGGAGCTGAAGGCCAGACGCGGCTACAAATCGTCAGGCGGTTACAACACAGGCAAGCCCTTCCCCTACGATGTGTCTAAGCACCAGGATGAGATTCCCGCCCAGTACGACTGGCGTCTTTTCGGTGCTGTTACCCCAGTCAAAG ACCAATCGGTGTGCGGATCTTGCTGGTCCTTTGGTACCATTGGCCACCTGGAGGGCGCCTTCTTCCTCAAGAACGGCGGCGATTTGGTCCGTCTCTCCCAACAGGCATTGATTGATTGCTCCTGGCCGTTTGGCAACAACGGCTGCGATGGCGGCGAGGACTTCCGCGTCTATCAGTGGATGATGCAGGTGGGCGGCGTCCCCACCGAAGAGGAGTACGGACCGTACCTTGGCCAGGACGGCTACTGCCGCATCAACAACGTCACCCTCGTGGCGCCCATCAAGGGCTTTGTAAATGTCACCTCCAACGATCCGAATGCGTTTAAGCTGGCCCTCCTCAAGCACGGACCCCTCTCGGTGGCCATTGATGCCTCACCAAAGACTTTCAGCTTCTATTCGCACGGCGTCTACTACGAGCCTGAGTGCAAGAACGATGTGGATGGCCTGGACCATGCCGTTCTGGCCGTGGGCTTTGGCACCATCAAGGGCGAGGACTACTGGCTGGTGAAGAACTCCTGGTCCACCTATTGGGGCAACGATGGCTACATCCTGATGTCAGCCCGCAAGAACAACTGCGGCGTAATGACCATGCCAACCTATGTGGAAATGTAG
- the LOC4813614 gene encoding uncharacterized protein isoform X1 produces the protein MAKLTLPRLLQRLQLLALQLATPSRQPPHHQQQQQHQQQQQHPHAHPHGCHLMAMQLCQAMLLYGCLLLLHASASVSASASSSASHTALALNLSSAIDLNQLKHHPEQPDHPQQPQQPQRAHKRDAANVPDDDYDGSYPDDIDDIEALLNNKSAKGKYIGAPCNELKCDVKLLHVACDKETQTCTCERNYPVQLGLIKGCAKPKKLGDQCFYDETCIYNDENSLCVQVRHNAMCQCASGFHSVSYTKPTRRVFCTPDLSELSSDLPTLLGVSTGIAVLAGLICMVLHLFSKTKYPRHRNYGDASIPPPILYSSDTGIPLTVHSARPSSRSSIRSTGSIGSFGQRRASVGGQASGAAGGAGGGGGGAGGGGGGGSKGILVSTSRTGAARSAAILLISCHIAAVSKQNSRASSRHTSGAGCSQHSRDDLDENSGGGGGGSASGCRSCESSLSMTRQLQKQLNHQRHLLSFELSPARSKNQDRFRTLLGMNGIDNNYRTHDDDDDDYGPHSIDPGTVPAVHTQAHGHDVDGDVGGGGVGGGGGGASGPSGAAAGYSYGYGYGYSDADTNGDTNGTDGAELHHLQIGALPTPASETPRFAVNQLNHQSFSRSVLQSLQSLIMISHRRCSRSAYQHPYHLHLHIHIRIRICIHKTAPHHNGN, from the exons atggCGAAGTTAACGTTGCCGCGTCTTTTGCAGCGACTGCAGCTGTTGGCGTTGCAACTGGCCACGCCCAGCAGGCAGCCGccacatcatcagcagcagcagcagcaccagcagcagcagcagcacccacacgcacacccacacggCTGCCATCTGATGGCCATGCAGCTCTGCCAGGCCATGCTCCTATACGgctgcctcctgctcctccatgCGTCTGCCTCGGTGTCTGCCTCGGCCTCGTCCTCGGCCTCGCACACGGCGCTGGCACTGAATCTCTCATCAGCCATAGACCTAAACCAACTCAAACACCATCCAGAGCAGCCCGATCATCCGCAACAACCGCAACAACCACAACGCGCACACAAACGTGACGCTGCCAATGTGCCTGACGATGACTATGATGGCAGCTACCCGGATGATATCGACGACATTGAGGCCTTGCTAAATAATAAGTCAG CAAAGGGGAAGTACATTGGGGCGCCGTGCAACGAGCTGAAGTGCGACGTGAAGCTGCTGCATGTGGCCTGCGACAAGGAGACGCAGACCTGCACATGCGAGCGGAACTATCCCGTGCAGCTGGGACTGATAAAGGGTTGCGCCAAAC CTAAAAAACTGGGCGATCAGTGTTTCTACGACGAGACGTGCATCTACAACGATGAGAACTCCCTCTGTGTTCAGGTGCGCCACAATGCAATGTGTCAGTGTGCCAGTGGCTTTCATTCGGTCAGCTACACGAAGCCGACACGGCGTGTCTTTTGCACGCCAG ATCTCAGCGAGCTGAGCTCTGATCTGCCCACGCTGCTGGGCGTCTCCACGGGCATTGCCGTGCTGGCCGGGCTCATCTGTATGGTGCTGCATCTGTTCAGCAAGACCAAGTATCCGAGGCACCGCAACTACGGGGACGCCAGCATTCCGCCGCCCATTCTTTACTCCAGCGATACAG GGATACCGCTGACAGTGCACTCGGCGCGCCCTTCGTCGCGGTCTAGCATACGTTCGACGGGATCGATTGGCTCCTTTGGGCAGCGACGGGCTTCGGTGGGAGGACAGGCTAGCGGAGCAGCAGGTGGAgctggtggtggaggaggtggtgctggaggtggaggcggcggcgggtCGAAGGGCATACTGGTGTCGACGTCTCGTACAGGTGCGGCTAGATCGGCCGCCATATTGCTCATATCGTGTCACATAGCGGCCGTGTCGAAACAAAATTCTCGCGCCTCATCGCGTCACACATCCGGAGCCGGTTGCAGCCAGCATTCGCGCGACGATCTCGACGAGAAcagtggcggcggtggcggtggcagcgcgAGCGGTTGTCGCAGCTGCGAGAGCTCGCTCTCGATGACCCGCCAACTGCAGAAGCAACTGAACCATCAGCGGCATCTGCTCAGCTTCGAGCTGTCGCCGGCCAGGTCAAAGAATCAGGATAGATTTAGGACCCTCTTGGGCATGAACGGAATTGATAATAATTATAGAACccatgacgatgatgacgacgactaCGGTCCCCATAGCATAGATCCCGGCACTGTTCCGGCCGTGCATACACAGGCCCATGGCCATGATGTCGATGGCGAtgtcggtggcggtggcgttggtggcggtggcggtggtgccAGTGGTCCcagtggtgctgctgctggttatAGTTATGGTTATGGTTATGGTTATAGCGATGCCGATACCAACGGCGATACCAACGGCACTGACGGCGCCGAGCTGCATCACTTGCAAATTGGCGCACTCCCCACGCCGGCGAGTGAAACGCCCCGATTTGCGGTAAATCAACTCAATCATCAGTCGTTCAGTCGTTCAGTCCTTCAATCGCTCCAGTCGCTCATCATGATCAGTCATCGTCGTTGCAGCAGATCAGCATATCAGCATCCATATCATCTTCATCTCCATATCCacatccgtatccgtatctgtatccaCAAAACAGCTCCACATCACAATGGAAACTAA